The following coding sequences are from one Schizosaccharomyces osmophilus chromosome 1, complete sequence window:
- the btb2 gene encoding BTB/POZ family ubiquitin-type ligase substrate adaptor Btb2 has translation MNDFIPEASLNGNAKEQEVTSTNYALNISDFVFSNGFLQGAFSDTNLQIQNNVYHLHALFLARSPVLHQKIIEVSSTGMPYNVKLGIEDPYVTKKSTIFVLSSLYRDSVTIPAELNPCCILATSALLGLDGLAFEAAASIENSINPFTMENILTFLDPKLEGFERLKIGAYPKYTAGLFDKALEVMYTTLVNHWDKEYANVLRNLPFPAIKNLLESDKLTVGTSSMARYKLATEIVRMRNSYRKQYRIEGRGDESVVLAFGEGNRSIQLVRTASGPESRRKTLWKAASSQ, from the coding sequence ATTTCTGATTTTGTGTTCTCAAACGGATTCCTGCAGGGTGCTTTTTCAGATACAAACCTACAAATTCAGAACAATGTATACCACCTTCATGCTTTGTTTCTAGCTCGCTCGCCTGTACtccatcaaaaaataatagaagTGTCTTCGACGGGGATGCCCTATAATGTCAAATTGGGAATTGAAGATCCTTACGttaccaaaaaatcaaccattttcgttctttcttctctttaTCGCGATTCCGTTACCATACCAGCTGAATTGAACCCCTGTTGTATTCTTGCTACCAGTGCATTATTGGGTCTTGACGGATTGGCTTTTGAAGCTGCCGCAAGTATTGAAAATTCAATCAATCCATTTACAATGGAAAATATTCTTACCTTTTTGGACCCAAAACTAGAAGGCTTTGAGAGGCTTAAAATTGGAGCATATCCTAAATACACTGCAGGCCTCTTTGACAAGGCTTTAGAAGTTATGTACACAACTCTTGTTAATCATTGGGATAAGGAATACGCTAATGTGCTTCGCAACCTTCCTTTTCCTGCCATCAAAAACCTTTTGGAAAGCGACAAGCTCACTGTCGGAACAAGCAGTATGGCGCGCTACAAACTCGCTACAGAAATTGTAAGAATGCGAAATTCATACCGCAAGCAATACCGCATAGAAGGACGAGGAGATGAAAGTGTTGTATTAGCTTTCGGAGAAGGTAATCGATCTATTCAGCTAGTCAGAACCGCTTCAGGTCCTGAGTCAAGACGGAAAACACTTTGGAAGGCAGCCTCAAGTCAGTAA
- the mis3 gene encoding rRNA processing protein Mis3 codes for MSELEDREQPNVIVNKNKRYRREKPWDTDDIDHWRIDPFSKEETSEPFLEESSFATLFPKYREKYLREVWPHVTRALDKYGIACVLDLVEGSMTVKTTRKTFDPYAILDARDMIKLLSRSVPFPQAIKVMQDGVACDIIKIGNVVRNKERFVKRRQRLVGNNGQTLKALELLTQCYILVQGTTVAAMGGYKGLKELRRVVEDCMHNIHPIYHIKELMIKRELAKDPTLVNESWDRFLPQFKKRNVARHKPVKVKEKKDYTPFPPPQQPSKLDLEIESGEYFLKKEEKERKIRSEKREKQKEKQKLKEGERQKAFVPPEEPVKKKRKAD; via the exons atgagtGAATTGGAAGATAGGGAACAACCCAATG TGATTgtgaataaaaataaacgtTACAG ACGTGAGAAACCTTGGGATACTGATGATATTGATCAT TGGAGAATTgatcctttttccaaagaagaaacatcTGAGCcctttttggaagagtccAGTTTCGCTACCCTATTCCCTAAATATCGTGAAAAATATCTTCGAGAAGTCTGGCCTCATGTAACAAGGGCTTTGGATAAGTACGGAATTGCTTGCGTTCTTGACTTGGTAGAGGGTAGTATGACTGTCAAGACCACTAGAAAAACATTTGATCCATATGCTATTTTGGATGCTAGAGACATGATTAAGTTGCTGTCTCGAAGTGTTCCATTTCCTCAAGCGATTAAAGTTATGCAGGATGGTGTAGCATGTgatattataaaaattggTAATGTTGTTCGCAACAAGGAACGATTCGTTAAGCGTCGTCAACGCCTGGTAGGTAATAACGGTCAAACCTTGAAGGCATTAGAATTGTTGACACAATGCTACATTCTGGTACAAGGTACCACTGTAGCTGCTATGGGTGGTTACAAAGGATTAAAGGAACTTCGGAGAGTTGTTGAAGATTGCATGCATAATATTCACCCAATTTATCACATCAAAGAATTAATGATTAAGCGTGAATTGGCTAAAGACCCTACGCTAGTTAACGAATCGTGGGATAGATTCTTACCTCAATTCAAGAAGAGGAATGTTGCACGCCATAAGCCTGTTAAAGTTAAGGAGAAGAAGGACTACACACCATTTCCTCCTCCTCAACAACCTAGTAAGCTTGATCTTGAAATTGAGAGTGGTGAGTATttcttgaagaaggaagaaaaagaacgaaaaattCGCTcagaaaagagagagaaacaaaaagagaaacagaaactcaaagaaggagaaagacaaaaggCTTTCGTACCACCTGAAGAACCtgtgaagaagaaacgtAAAGCTGATTGA
- the mtg1 gene encoding mitochondrial translation factor (GTPase) Mtg1 — translation MNRTMAFVARKSFPYEKPSTWFPGHMHKTLKKLQSLSSKTDILVEVRDARIPLTSRNFAVESILRNKNRIIVYNKCDLAVPCEKSLSTFRDEMAHLQQSFQCMQDWCQQSQRVTFKTVDASAYVSSIPLYAKKLLKRIRNMSVHGLTSNERVHVYFVGMPNTGKSSILNSLRHVSLRRSKAAITGNHPGVTKHFSEVVRLLDDAEVFMLDTPGIMTPSIAAPEDMLKLSLVGCVKEGLIDSVTLVDYLLFRINLVDPSIYSKWSLPTNDVDEFLENVAQKTGKLSKGGGYNDSTVAAYILQTYRSGKLGRFLLDPTDKPSVELRLQRELIKSQKK, via the exons ATGAATCGGACTATGGCGTTCGTAGCGCgaaaaagttttccttATGAAAAGCCTTCAACATGGTTTCCAGGCCATATGCATAaaactttaaaaaaattgcaatcactttcttcaaaaacagaTATACTAGTTGAAGTTCGGGATGCTCGTATTCCTTTGACCTCAAGGAACTTTGCCGTTGAGTCGATTTTGAGAAATAAAAACCGGATTATTGTTTACAACAAGTGTGATCTAGCCGTTCCTTGTGAGAAGTCTCTTTCGACTTTTCGCGATGAAATGGCACATCTGCAACAGTCTTTTCAATGTATGCAAGACTGGTGCCAACAGTCTCAGAGAGTCACATTCAAAACAGTAGATGCTTCTGCCTATGTATCTTCAATACCTCTCTATGCCAAAAAACTATTAAAAAGGATTCGGAATATGTCTGTTCATGGTCTTACTAGTAATGAACGCGTTCACGTATACTTCGTAGGGATGCCAAATACGGGGAAAAGCAGTATATTAAATTCCTTACGACACGTAAGCTTGCGCCGTAGTAAAGCTGCAATAACTGGTAACCACCCAGGTGTTACGAAGCACTTTAGTGAAGTCGTCAGATTGCTAGACGATGCTGAGGTGTTCATGCTTGATACTCCAG GTATCATGACCCCATCCATCGCTGCGCCAGAAGATATGCTGAAGTTGTCTTTAGTTGGGTGTGTCAAGGAAGGATTAATTGACTCAGTGACTTTAGTGGattacttgctttttcgaATCAACTTAGTAGACCCTTCtatttattcaaaatggTCTCTGCCTACTAATGATGTGGACgaatttttagaaaacGTTGCCCAAAAAACTGGGAAATTATCTAAAGGGGGAGGATACAATGACAGTACTGTTGCTGCCTACATACTTCAAACTTATCGTTCAGGAAAGCTTGGAAGGTTTCTGTTAGATCCCACCGACAAGCCCAGTGTGGAACTACGACTACAGCGTGAGTTGATtaaaagccaaaaaaaatag
- a CDS encoding zf-C3HC4 type zinc finger, with amino-acid sequence MGNTIGKEKHDNEDEFVNDLVRLIDGGFLFPHGVYGSEPSYKVSIVRRLMLERQLMPFYKGLEEYSADWPPEKVAEVVEKALGSQKTMTLRSAIREAKFHTLGHSKSLKRDVKNRADRSVRSRSNSVSGNSHVITQDNHAHAISTIYANAFECPICFLYYPPNFNYTRCCAQPICSECFVEIRRPDPHLPTVHANDPMPNDFDLISEPVKCPYCMTDRFGVVYVPNPALSRFSFNAPSQLDPESHPLINELKKLYISGQGRPWVPNSNTKFAPDDPRVITTDLIHPDWQYKLQKTRRRAFRRAANSTLLNTHLLEPSPNGSHSDSVSSSDNTQHLRSPRVNSQRRTLSNRRHHYLANVEKLMMAEAIRQSLEDAQQATPASDAGVSSVEDGGPLYSASSNSNSATERDVYPSAREPITACNGSATPSSRSDRSHLQQTSETNDHIPQFSQQTEALPRSSLNTDLNTFARSDLEQQQDLEELIHSPVASTNPFLSESLNPVDSQDAHRGANFCSPTLSVSDDDVNSPNLAKNPYPSVYEHAITSNGYKRSHQYG; translated from the exons ATGGGCAACACGAttggtaaagaaaagcatgACAATGAAGATGAGTTTGTAAATGACCTGGTGCGCCTAATTGATGGTGGATTTCTCTTCCCGCATGGTGTTTACGGCTCGGAACCATCCTATAAAGTATCAATTGTACGAAGATTAATG CTTGAACGCCAGTTAATGCCGTTTTATAAAGGACTCGAGGAATACAGTGCAGATTGGCCGCCTGAAAAAGTCGCAGAAGTTGTCGAAAAGGCTTTAGGTTCTCAAAAAACGATGACGTTACGATCTGCCATCCGTGAAGCAAAATTCCATACTTTAGGACATTCCAAGTCCCTTAAACGTGATGTCAAAAATCGTGCTGACCGGTCAGTTCGTTCACGTTCCAATTCCGTTTCTGGAAATTCCCATGTTATTACCCAAGACAACCATGCCCATGCTATTTCCACTATTTATGCTAATGCTTTTGAATGCccaatttgttttctttattatccACCCAACTTTAACTATACTCGCTGCTGCGCGCAACCAATTTGTTCCGAATGCTTTGTGGAAATTCGTCGCCCTGACCCACATTTGCCAACCGTTCATGCCAACGATCCGATGCCCAATGATTTCGATTTGATATCAGAGCCTGTCAAGTGTCCATACTGTATGACAGATCGCTTTGGCGTCGTTTATGTTCCCAATCCTGCTTTGTCccgcttttctttcaatgcCCCTTCTCAACTAGATCCAGAGTCTCATCCATTGATTAATGAACTAAAAAAACTCTATATATCTGGACAGGGAAGGCCCTGGGTCCCAAATTCGAATACCAAGTTTGCGCCTGACGATCCCCGTGTCATAACTACCGACTTGATTCATCCAGACTGGCAATACAAATTGCAAAAGACCCGTCGACGCGCTTTCAGACGTGCTGCTAATTCCACTCTCTTGAATACTCATCTGTTGGAACCATCCCCTAATGGAAGTCATAGCGACAGTGTCTCTTCTTCAGATAACACGCAACATTTGAGATCCCCACGTGTAAACTCCCAAAGGCGCACCTTGAGTAATCGTAGACATCATTACCTTGCCAACGTCGAAAAGCTTATGATGGCCGAGGCCATTCGACAGAGTTTGGAGGATGCGCAACAGGCTACTCCGGCTTCCGATGCTGGAGTTTCTTCTGTCGAAGATGGTGGTCCTTTGTACAgtgcttcttcaaattccaaCAGTGCCACTGAAAGAGATGTTTACCCTAGTGCTCGGGAGCCTATTACTGCTTGTAATGGCTCAGCAACCCCTTCAAGCAGAAGTGATAGATCTCATCTCCAACAAACCTCTGAAACCAATGATCATATTCCTCAGTTTTCTCAGCAAACTGAAGCTCTTCCCCGGAGCTCTTTAAATACTGATTTGAACACATTCGCCCGCTCTGACTTGGAGCAGCAGCAAGATTTGGAAGAGCTTATCCACAGTCCAGTAGCATCTACTAACCCGTTTCTTTCCGAATCTTTGAACCCCGTAGATTCGCAAGACGCGCACCGTGGAGCGAATTTCTGCTCACCTACGCTTAGTGTCAGTGATGACGACGTGAACTCCCCAAATTTAGCGAAAAATCCGTATCCTTCAGTTTACGAACATGCGATTACCAGCAACGGTTATAAGAGAAGCCATCAATACGGTTAA
- the mam1 gene encoding M-factor transmembrane transporter Mam1 has product METGNILPNDYISKRNSLKNKKCHVSITEKSIQSPTTAQLSASTALSSDSLDSPSHVYRTFLDLPSLDGDDVQSSAYYAYASSWSDYAFAFRFSDALLLFATITFTCLSASLEPLMTWTMGKIFDAFSNYARSMISLDEMCSIVNFNSLLIFLFGMASWVFSFAVRFLWQYLSAVIGKRSRSLCFHALTNKPSTFYSLINSSSALINSVDRCIIFYESSINLPLFHIVENLAIVISCLAISFRYSWSLTLIIMASYPIIMFVVAFINSFLYNSYEGDRLASEKAASFIERVLMAFKTVTFHAMQNHEFHNLQGAINQSSKNFLRFSFLHSLQGGISQFFLYSVFFQGLWFGNHLANSGKVTAGQVVTVFGSCLSVASAIQQILPSIPDLIKGKFASHFLKSLCHEPASSKQKPPKVGFQDVKLSWNFNMRNVSFMYPSTEDHKPFSIINLSMSISSGKVSHIIGPSGSGKSTIATLLMSFFQPTYGFIYVDDVPLAMIDPNYVYSNVTLVRQEAVVFDMTIRENIMIGNHNASESDFECAVRLALVDEFVWNFDEGYDTPCHGGTLSGGQRQRIALARALLRNTEVLILDEPTSGLDIISKNLINDAIRAHRLGKTTIYITHDMSQIYNDDSVFVVENGRLLHQGTKRDLCNLGLFDNPSDEQEEPVSEMPCLENPFLASFEKSEESYGSYDDISPSFVDASPSMSVMHNRDPKNYSMLQEKPLDTADGNRNLFLEEKESVYSICAIFKSLWKVPRARYLFFFGCLTSLAQGASIPVLSFIVSKSLNLFMHQNMSVGIALWSCMILVVAAFTGLFYFLSHYIFSKAATNWCDYYRLVGMKTLLSQDQEWYDETSNSPILFSKILVNNINDMRNLIDSLVEELFVAFVMMIVGLIWALITGWKLAIILTAVSPVLILTSKVFSYFYVKTEKDCQDCSITTTSILHQTTMNLDAIKGLSVMPYFREKYKELLKDYWDATKKKALYTSLGYSVTCSLLYFVRSLLFYAAAKFISKNYYNVEQTIQILSLAVFTMVSASSCIMSLPNVSASRIEASRVLRLADMKPGKLNDQGNMKFPFVGKIEFDRVNFAYNQERGASALEDVSFSIKPKEKVAIVGGSGSGKSTTAELLQKVYMSDNIYIDDHPLSEIDTKWLRRKMAVVDQKPNLMGETILESLLYGCDANMVAIEEALKQANILETLQDLPNYLESPISEFSKNLSGGQAQRLAIARALLRKPRILILDECTSALDSNSSRKIEQTIQSLTCTVLIITHQTSLMRLADRIIVMDSGRVMETGSYDELMTPHTHFWKLVHSGKWTD; this is encoded by the coding sequence ATGGAGACCGGAAATATTTTACCAAATGAttatatttcaaaaagaaattcattaaaaaataagaaatgtCACGTTTCCATCACTGAAAAATCCATACAAAGTCCCACCACTGCTCAACTATCCGCCTCTACTGCACTCAGTTCAGATTCCCTAGATTCCCCTTCACATGTTTATCGGACCTTTCTGGACTTACCTTCTCTTGATGGTGATGATGTCCAATCTTCCGCCTATTATGCCTATGCTTCCTCTTGGTCCGACTATGCCTTTGCGTTTCGCTTCTCAGATGCTCTCCTTCTCTTCGCTACAATCACATTTACTTGTTTATCTGCATCTCTGGAACCGCTCATGACTTGGACTATGGGTAAAATCTTTGATGCTTTTTCCAACTATGCACGATCCATGATTTCCCTCGACGAAATGTGCTCCATCGTCAATTTTAACTCCCTTCTTATTTTCCTATTCGGTATGGCTTCATGGGTGTTTAGTTTTGCCGTTCGTTTTCTCTGGCAGTACCTTAGTGCCGTTATTGGAAAACGGTCTCGctctctttgttttcatgcCCTTACCAACAAACCATCTACTTTTTACTCACTCATCAACAGCTCTAGCGCCTTAATCAATTCGGTCGACAGATgtattatattttatgaatCCTCCATCAATCTTCCCCTTTTTCATATCGTCGAAAACTTGGCTATTGTCATTTCTTGCCTCGCCATATCCTTTCGCTACAGCTGGTCCTTGACACTTATCATCATGGCTTCTTATCCCATTATTATGTTTGTCGTTGCTTtcatcaattcttttctttataataGCTATGAGGGTGATCGCCTTGCTTCTGAAAAAGCAGCTTCTTTCATAGAAAGAGTATTGATGGCTTTTAAAACTGTAACCTTTCATGCCATGCAAAATCATGAGTTTCACAATCTTCAAGGAGCCATCAACCAAAGCTCTAAAAATTTTCTCCgattttcctttcttcaTTCCCTGCAAGGTGGAATCTCACAATTCTTCTTGTATTCAGTTTTTTTTCAAGGTCTTTGGTTTGGTAACCATTTAGCCAACTCCGGAAAAGTTACTGCTGGTCAGGTCGTTACCGTTTTTGGTTCTTGTCTCTCCGTTGCCTCTGCCATCCAACAAATTCTTCCATCCATTCCTGACCttataaaaggaaaattcGCTTCCCATTTTCTCAAGTCTTTATGTCATGAAcctgcttcttccaaacaaaaacctCCTAAAGTCGGTTTCCAAGACGTTAAGCTATCTTGGAATTTCAACATGCgcaatgtttcttttatgtATCCAAGCACAGAAGATCACAAGCCTTTCAGCATCATCAATCTCTCCATGTCCATTTCTTCTGGTAAGGTTTCGCATATAATTGGACCAAGTGGTTCAGGTAAAAGCACTATTGCTACGTTGCTTATGAGCTTTTTTCAGCCCACTTATGGCTTTATATATGTGGATGATGTTCCTTTAGCAATGATCGATCCAAACTATGTGTATTCCAATGTTACTTTAGTTAGGCAAGAAGCTGTCGTATTTGATATGACAATTCGTGAAAACATTATGATCGGAAACCATAATGCCTCTGAAAGCGATTTTGAATGTGCTGTCCGCCTAGCCCTTGTTGACGAATTTGTTTGGAATTTTGACGAAGGCTATGATACTCCTTGTCATGGGGGAACCCTTAGCGGAGGACAACGTCAAAGGATTGCATTAGCTAGAGCACTTCTTCGAAATACTGAGGTATTAATCCTCGATGAGCCTACTAGTGGTTTAGACATTATATCGAAAAACCTGATCAACGATGCTATTCGTGCACACCGCTTAGGTAAGACAACTATTTACATTACCCACGATATGTCTCAAATCTACAATGATGATTCCGTATTTGTCGTTGAAAACGGTCGCTTACTGCATCAGGGTACAAAAAGGGATTTATGCAATCTCGGGTTATTCGACAATCCATCTGATGAGCAAGAGGAACCCGTTTCTGAAATGCCATGTTTGgaaaatccttttttagcaagttttgaaaaatcagAGGAAAGTTATGGTTCTTACGATGACATATCCCCCTCTTTCGTTGATGCATCGCCAAGCATGTCTGTTATGCACAATCGAGATCCAAAAAATTACTCCATGTTGCAAGAAAAACCATTAGATACTGCAGATGGTAACAGAAACTtatttttagaagaaaaggagtCTGTATACTCCATATGTGCTATATTCAAAAGCCTATGGAAAGTTCCGAGGGCCAGATatctgtttttctttggttgtTTAACTTCACTTGCACAAGGTGCAAGCATACCGGTATTATCTTTTATCGTATCTAAGTCTCTAAACTTGTTTATGCATCAAAATATGTCTGTTGGGATCGCATTATGGTCTTGTATGATTTTAGTCGTGGCCGCATTCACTggcttgttttattttttgagtcattatatattttcCAAGGCCGCTACAAATTGGTGTGATTACTATCGTCTCGTTGGCATGAAAACGTTGTTATCGCAGGACCAGGAATGGTACGATGAAACATCAAATTCACCTATCTTattctcaaaaattttggtGAATAACATCAATGATATGAGAAACCTGATTGATTCTTTGGTAGAAGAACTTTTTGTTGCTTTCGTGATGATGATAGTTGGTTTGATATGGGCTTTAATAACTGGATGGAAGTTGGCTATTATTCTGACAGCCGTAAGTCCTGTTTTGATACTCACTTCGAAGGTTTTCTCTTACTTCTACGTTAAAACGGAAAAAGATTGTCAAGACTGCTCAATTACTACTACTTCTATCTTGCATCAAACTACCATGAACCTTGACGCAATTAAAGGGCTTTCTGTTATGCCATATTTTCGCGAAAAGTACAAAGAACTCCTCAAAGATTATTGGGACGCTACTAAAAAGAAGGCTTTGTATACTAGCTTAGGATATTCCGTCACCTGttctcttttatattttgttcGTTCTCTTCTATTTTATGCTGCAGCAAAGTTTATATCGAAAAACTATTATAACGTCGAGCAAACCATACAGATTTTATCGCTAGCGGTATTTACGATGGTATCTGCTTCTAGTTGCATCATGTCTTTGCCAAATGTTTCTGCTAGCAGAATTGAAGCTAGCAGGGTTCTGCGTTTGGCTGATATGAAGCCAGGCAAACTCAACGATCAAGGAAATATGAAGTTTCCTTTCGttggaaaaattgaatttgacAGAGTTAATTTTGCTTATAATCAAGAGCGAGGAGCTTCCGCTCTTGAAGATGtatcattttcaataaaaccaaaggaaaaagtcGCTATTGTTGGTGGATCTGGTTCAGGAAAATCAACTACGGCAGAGCTGCTTCAAAAGGTTTATATGTCTGACAATATTTATATCGATGACCATCCCCTTTCTGAAATCGACACTAAGTGGTTAAGACGAAAAATGGCTGTTGTAGACCAAAAGCCAAATTTGATGGGTGAAACAATTTTGGAGAGTTTATTGTATGGCTGCGACGCGAACATGGTAGCAATTGAAGAAGCGCTAAAACAAGCCAACATTCTCGAAACCTTACAAGATCTGCCGAACTATTTGGAATCGCCAATCTCAGAGTTTAGCAAAAATCTCTCTGGTGGACAAGCTCAACGTTTAGCTATCGCTAGGGCATTGCTCCGAAAACCaagaattttaattttggatGAATGTACTTCTGCACTAGACTCTAATTCGTCGAGAAAAATTGAGCAAACAATTCAAAGCTTGACATGTACAGTACTTATCATTACTCACCAAACTTCGTTGATGAGACTCGCCGATCGTATTATTGTCATGGATTCCGGTAGAGTTATGGAAACTGGTTCTTATGATGAATTAATGACTCCACATACtcatttttggaaacttgTCCATAGTGGTAAATGGACGGACTAA
- the hbs1 gene encoding Dom34-Hbs1 translation release factor complex GTPase subunit Hbs1, producing MSRHRNVKNLELEEYDTGEPVEEELTDEQEEQFREAIAAVQDTLDGLPVSDKEIADTLWYYYFDVEKSVNYLIKSCTAKAEEQTGKEKSQKKKHSKQEEKPAENHHPTKNPPAPLNASMKKLNLNEKEQTGEKSKDAEEIQTQRKQDSSALIDVPKIYEESHPKPVVHLVVTGHVDSGKSTMLGRIMFELGDVNSRSMQKLHKEASDQGKGSFSYAWLLDSTDEERLRGVTMDVAATSFESKKQIYEVGDAPGHKDFISGMIAGAASAEFAILVVDSSQNNYERGFLANGQTREHAYLLRALGVSELAVAVNKLDLMSWSLDRYNEIKASISDFLIRMVGFKEENVHFIPVSAVSGVNLIEKQSSPLYNWYNGPTLIEVLDNFAPPSKSYRGPLRVSVHDTYRSVRGATVSGRVESGNIQNGQVLYNVSSQEDAYVKTVMRNSDPFVSWAVAGDSVTVQLTDIEPNQISLGDILSTYNDPVKRSRSFTADIQTFDILGPILSGSTLVLHRGRTVAPVAVKIINVNGKKARHITSRKRASIQVNFLDGLYPICTSEESPSLSRIILRRDGNTIAAGIVKTIL from the exons ATGTCGAGACATCGTAATGTAAAGAATTTAGAGTTGGAAG aaTATGATACAGGTGAGCCTgtggaagaagaattgacGGATGAACAAGAAG AACAATTTCGAGAAGCCATTGCTGCTGTCCAAGATACGCTCGACGGGCTTCCCGTTTCAGACAAAGAAATAGCGGATACCCTATGGTACTATTATTTTGATGTGGAGAAATCCGTCAATTATCTAATAAAAAGCTGTACTGCAAAGGCTGAAGAGCaaactggaaaagaaaaatctcaaaagaagaagcacagtaaacaagaagaaaagccgGCTGAAAACCATCATCCCACTAAAAATCCCCCTGCTCCTCTGAATGCTTCGATGAAGAAGCTAAATTTGaacgaaaaagaacagACCGGagagaaatcaaaagatGCAGAGGAGATACAAACGCAACGGAAACAGGATTCTTCAGCGTTAATAGATGTTCCCAAGATTTACGAAGAGTCCCACCCTAAACCTGTTGTCCACTTAGTGGTTACCGGACATGTTGATTCGGGTAAAAGTACCATGCTTGGAAGGATTATGTTTGAATTAGGTGACGTAAATAGTCGATCCATGCAAAAGCTTCACAAGGAGGCCTCTGATCAAGGCAAGGGAAGTTTTTCTTATGCTTGGTTACTTGACTCTACGGATGAAGAGCGTCTCAGAGGTGTCACCATGGACGTTGCGGCTACCTCCTTcgaaagcaaaaagcaaatttaCGAGGTTGGTGATGCTCCTGGTCATAAAGATTTTATTTCGGGTATGATTGCTGGAGCTGCTTCTGCGGAATTTGCAATCTTGGTCGTTGATTCTTCACAAAACAACTACGAGCGTGGCTTTCTAGCGAATGGCCAAACTCGAGAGCATGCTTATTTACTACGTGCTCTTGGGGTTTCTGAACTCGCAGTTGCCGTGAATAAGCTTGACCTCATGTCTTGGTCATTGGATCGctataatgaaataaaagctTCCATATCTGACTTCCTAATCCGGATGGTTGGATTCAAAGAGGAAAACGTTCATTTTATTCCTGTTTCTGCTGTCTCTGGTGTAAACCTCATAGAAAAACAGTCCTCTCCACTTTATAATTGGTATAATGGTCCAACATTAATAGAAGTTTTAGACAATTTCGCCCCTCCATCAAAATCGTACAGAGGACCTCTCCGAGTCTCTGTTCATGATACTTATCGATCTGTGCGAGGCGCCACTGTTTCAGGAAGAGTAGAGTCTGGTAATATTCAAAATGGCCAGGTTTTGTATAATGTTTCTTCACAGGAGGATGCTTATGTCAAAACTGTCATGCGCAATTCTGATCCTTTTGTATCATGGGCTGTCGCTGGAGACAGCGTTACCGTACAGTTGACGGATATTGAGCCAAACCAAATCAGTCTCGGGGATATCTTGTCCACTTATAATGACCCTGTTAAGCGCAGTAGATCCTTTACGGCCGATATCCAAACTTTCGATATACTTGGCCCAATTTTGTCAGGATCAACATTAGTGCTCCATCGTGGTCGAACCGTTGCTCCGGTCGCTgtgaaaataataaatgtAAATGGTAAGAAGGCAAGACACATTACTAGTCGAAAGCGTGCCTCTATACAAGTTAACTTTTTGGATGGTTTATATCCAATATGTACTTCCGAAGAAAGCCCTTCGTTGAGTAGAATCATTCTTCGACGAGATGGAAATACAATCGCTGCCGGAATTGTGAAAACTATTTTATAA